A genome region from Arachis duranensis cultivar V14167 chromosome 6, aradu.V14167.gnm2.J7QH, whole genome shotgun sequence includes the following:
- the LOC107493311 gene encoding cell division control protein 2 homolog D, which translates to MEKMTGAGGGGGATVVLSAKEAFEKLEKVGEGTYGKVYRARDKATGKIVALKKTRLHEDEEGVPPTTLREVSILRMLSRDPHVVRLMDVKQGQNKEGKTVLYLVFEYMDTDLKKFIRSFRQTGQFIPPKTVKSLMYQLCKGVAFCHGHGILHRDLKPHNLLMDRTTMMLKIADLGLARAFTVPIKKYTHEILTLWYRAPEVLLGATHYSMAVDMWSVGCIFAELVAKQALFPGDSELQQLLHIFRLLGTPNEEVWPGVSKLMNWHEYPQWTPQELYMAVPTLDDQGVDLLSQMLQYEPSKRISAKKAMEHPYFQDLDKTNL; encoded by the exons ATGGAGAAAATGACAGGAGCAGGAGGCGGAGGAGGGGCAACAGTAGTGTTGTCGGCGAAGGAGGCGTTCGAGAAACTGGAGAAGGTTGGAGAAGGGACGTACGGGAAGGTGTACAGAGCGAGGGACAAGGCCACCGGCAAGATCGTGGCCCTCAAGAAGACTCGTCTCCACGAGGACGAAGAGGGCGTCCCTCCCACCACTCTCCGCGAGGTCTCCATCCTACGCATGCTCTCCCGCGATCCCCATGTTGTCAG GTTAATGGATGTCAAACAAGGTCAGAACAAGGAAGGCAAGACCGTGCTCTACCTGGTATTCGAGTACATGGACACCGATCTCAAGAAATTCATTCGCTCTTTCCGTCAGACTGGTCAATTCATCCCACCCAAAACCGTCAAA AGCTTGATGTACCAACTCTGTAAGGGCGTTGCTTTCTGCCACGGACATGGAATCTTGCACAG GGACTTGAAGCCTCACAATCTCTTGATGGACCGAACAACAATGATGCTCAAAATAGCTGATCTTGGACTCGCTCGAGCTTTTACTGTGCCaattaagaaatacacccacgAG ATACTAACCTTGTGGTATAGAGCTCCCGAAGTCCTTCTGGGTGCTACCCATTACTCAATGGCGGTGGATATGTGGTCCGTTGGCTGCATATTTG CTGAACTTGTCGCTAAGCAAGCCCTTTTCCCTGGTGATTCGGAACTGCAACAACTCCTCCACATATTCAG GCTATTGGGTACCCCTAATGAAGAGGTGTGGCCAGGCGTTAGTAAACTAATGAACTGGCATGAGTACCCTCAGTGGACCCCTCAAGAGCTGTACATGGCTGTTCCAACCTTGGATGATCAAGGAGTCGATCTACTATCT CAAATGCTGCAATACGAGCCTTCCAAGCGGATTTCTGCAAAGAAAGCTATGGAACACCCTTACTTCCAGGACCTGGATAAGACCAATCTCTAG
- the LOC107493283 gene encoding uncharacterized protein LOC107493283, giving the protein MASEEESFLALVHCFGKIQKSKRYGVKFTDREPLSVFISSSSTLSDLKNSILQKVGVFGSKWVKKLFYKIPIAVVSTGVKYDTFVLAADEDIRVLFHCVRSFPEVRIHELFAKLEVGVDSSGALAPIHNSTAVGGASSLMPAVRPSVPLVASPSFAVDLDRTEVVGSVPLENAGVFEQAYEVGTDGGLLPDMQSFGELDRVENVMCDDDSDQEHVDIIGDSDDDTGANPHAQHGLSSSGTQQYLPHFSTLNLEALGPQADGGPTVGGSSTEFQIGQSFQNKDEAVLSVKDYSIRQGVEYKVIESYHLKYHRKCKEFGKGCTWLIRVALRARKGTWEVRRYNRPLTYLATYISSDHRQLDYHVICARILPLVRADAAVMVKIFPPCIEAFRHSKPLLSIDGTHLYGKYGGTLLLAIAQDGNSNILPIAFALVEGENAES; this is encoded by the exons ATGGCAAGTGAGGAAGAGAGTTTTCTTGCCTTAGTGCATTGCTttggaaaaatccaaaaaagcaAAAGATATGGTGTAAAGTTCACTGACAGAGAACCACTAAGTGTTTTCATCAGTTCATCAAGCACTTTGTCAGATTTGAAGAACAGCATCTTGCAGAAGGTTGGGGTGTTTGGTAgtaagtgggtgaagaagctATTCTACAAGATTCCCATCGCAGTTGTCTCGACCGGTGTTAAGTATGATACCTTTGTGCTAGCGGCTGATGAAGATATTAGGGTTCTGTTCCATTGTGTTAGGAGTTTTCCAGAGGTCAGAATACACGAGTTGTTCGCGAAGTTGGAGGTTGGTGTCGATAGTTCTGGAGCATTAGCTCCAATTCATAACTCGACTGCCGTGGGCGGTGCGTCTAGTTTGATGCCTGCGGTGAGACCATCCGTTCCGCTGGTAGCATCCCCTTCATTCGCGGTTGATTTAGATCGAACGGAGGTTGTTGGTTCTGTACCTTTGGAGAATGCAGGGGTCTTTGAGCAGGCGTATGAGGTGGGCACCGATGGTGGCTTGCTACCTGATATGCAAAGCTTTGGAGAACTTGATCGAGTAGAGAATGTAATGTGTGATGATGACTCTGACCAGGAGCATGTAGATATCATTGGGGACAGCGATGATGACACAGGTGCCAATCCACATGCACAGCATGGGCTTTCAAGTTCTGGCACTCAACAGTACCTTCCACACTTCTCCACACTAAACTTGGAGGCTCTGGGTCCACAGGCGGACGGTGGTCCTACAGTTGGGGGCTCTTCTACAGAATTTCAGATTGGGCAATCATTTCAGAATAAAGATGAGGCTGTGCTGAGTGTGAAGGACTATAGCATCCGCCAAGGTGTTGAGTACAAAGTCATCGAATCATATCATCTTAAGTATCATAGAAAATGCAAGGAGTTCGGCAAGGGTTGTACTTGGTTGATTCGCGTAGCGCTGCGTGCACGAAAAGGCACTTGGGAGGTTAGGAGGTACAACAGGCCACTCACTTACTTGGCAACCTATATTTCCAGTGATCACCGTCAGCTGGATTACCACGTTATCTGTGCGAGGATTCTTCCGTTGGTTAGGGCAGATGCTGCGGTCATGGTAAAG ATATTTCCACCCTGTATCGAGGCATTCCGGCATTCCAAGCCCCTCTTGAGTATTGATGGTACCCACTTGTATGGCAAGTATGGAGGGACGCTGCTACTGGCGATAGCGCAGGATGGGAACTCCAACATCCTCCCGATAGCCTTCGCCCTTGTGGAGGGAGAAAACGCAGAGTCATAG